The following are encoded together in the Triticum dicoccoides isolate Atlit2015 ecotype Zavitan chromosome 6B, WEW_v2.0, whole genome shotgun sequence genome:
- the LOC119320208 gene encoding GDSL esterase/lipase At2g23540-like yields the protein MMGVRVCNGKAVAALAAVFVICAGSGLVVSPAAASGHEEAHLVPAVYVFGDSTVDVGNNQYLPGNAALQLPYGIDFPQSRPTGRFSNGFNVADSISRLLGFKRSPPAYLSLTPETSRQIIRGYRGVNYASGGSGILDTTGNTLTLTKQVEYFAATKSKMTEKSRGIDALLSKSLFLISDGGNDFFAFLRQNLTASDAPSFYADMLTNYTKHVQTLYQLGARRFGIVDVPPIGCVPAVRVTSPNGETECVEAANALARGFNDALGKVMAKLAAALPGMKYSVGSSYNLITFITEHPEAAGFKDVASACCGGGRLRAQTWCGPNATYCANRNDHVYWDEVHGTQATSTKGAKAIFAAPVKLGFAAPVNFKQLISS from the exons ATGATGGGGGTGAGGGTGTGCAATGGAAAGGCCGTGGCGGCGCTGGCTGCGGTGTTTGTCATCTGCGCCGGCAGCGGCCTTGTGgtctcgccggcggcggcgagcgggcaCGAGGAGGCCCACCTGGTGCCGGCGGTGTACGTGTTCGGCGACTCCACGGTGGACGTGGGCAACAACCAGTACCTGCCGGGGAACGCCGCGCTGCAGCTCCCCTACGGCATCGACTTCCCGCAGTCGCGGCCCACCGGGAGGTTCAGCAACGGATTCAACGTCGCCGACTCCATCT CGAGGCTGCTGGGCTTCAAGAGGAGCCCGCCGGCGTACCTGTCGCTGACGCCGGAGACGAGCCGTCAGATCATCAGAGGCTACCGTGGCGTCAACTACGCCTCCGGCGGATCCGGCATTCTCGACACCACC GGGAACACCCTCACGTTGACCAAGCAGGTGGAGTACTTCGCGGCCACCAAGTCAAAGATGACGGAAAAGAGCCGTGGCATCGACGCGCTGCTGTCCAAGTCCCTCTTCCTCATAAGCGACGGCGGCAACGACTTCTTCGCCTTCCTCCGCCAGAACCTGACGGCCAGCGACGCGCCGTCCTTCTACGCGGACATGCTGACCAACTACACCAAGCACGTGCAGACGCTGTACCAGCTGGGAGCGCGGCGGTTCGGGATCGTCGACGTGCCGCCCATCGGCTGCGTGCCGGCGGTGCGGGTCACCTCCCCGAACGGCGAGACCGAGTGCGTCGAAGCCGCCAACGCCCTCGCCAGGGGGTTCAACGACGCGCTGGGGAAGGTGATGGCCAAGCTCGCCGCCGCGCTGCCCGGGATGAAGTACTCCGTGGGGAGCTCCTACAACCTTATAACGTTTATCACGGAGCACCCGGAGGCCGCCGGGTTCAAGGACGTTGCCAGCGCGTGCTGCGGCGGCGGGAGGCTCCGGGCGCAGACCTGGTGCGGGCCCAACGCCACCTACTGCGCCAACCGCAACGACCATGTCTACTGGGACGAGGTGCACGGCACCCAGGCCACCTCCACCAAGGGCGCCAAGGCCATCTTCGCCGCCCCGGTGAAGCTCGGCTTTGCCGCGCCCGTCAACTTCAAGCAGCTGATTTCTTCTTGA